In Colletotrichum higginsianum IMI 349063 chromosome 1, whole genome shotgun sequence, one genomic interval encodes:
- a CDS encoding Cytochrome P40 monooxygenase has protein sequence MAIITELWDVEVIWKLAAVTRSKVVIYNVYRSVYLLYFHPLARFPGPKFAAVSEVSHVYNWYVSRKELHDVSLMQFSPIGLLEVTTIIYIVSIRFTTGHVFLKSSFYAGPSDYSTIVMERDPAKHRETKRLMAYGFSSKELQAQEPILKTNLGLLTHQIETQGGFDKNGVSLNKFLQGFVFDTIGELALGEPFGALGTGKPHPWIETIHGAIYFMSIVQIAPRLPILLLALPFVAPWSSIGQFISFFRYQSAMTRKRLSRPLHDDKRDLFSFLLKEKPDNFSQVASEAWLGNQAGVMIAAGFDTSAVTAVAASYYLAKNPEKMRRLREEVCERFTDSSEMSGTAVQQLSYLAACIEETMRIMPPITFGLPRESPGAEVDGKFVPKGTVVSTSGWSITRRHEYFFDPEAFHPERWLPPSHKYYDPLFCNDLKEASQPFSLGPRVCLGINLAYVELKLLLARLVWEYKWHLVNEGSFDWDKDRKFQALWVLPQVRVRYERAR, from the exons TCAGTGTATCTCCTGTATTTCCACCCATTGGCACGTTTCCCAGGACCCAAGTTTGCCGCCGTGTCTGAGGTTTCCCACGTCTACAACTGGTACGTTTCTCGAAAAGAACTCCATGACGTTTCATTGATGCAATTCTCCCCCATAGGCTTACTGGAAGTTACCACAATCATATACATCGTCTCCATCAGATTTACG ACGGGGCATGTGTTCCTCAAATCATCATTTTATGCCGGCCCTAGTGATTACAGCACGATAGTAATGGAGAGAGATCCAGCCAAGCACCGAGAAACCAAGAGGCTCATGGCTTATGGATTTAGCTCCAAGGAGCTTCAGGCTCAGGAGCCAATCCTCAAGACGAACCTGGGTCTCTTGACTCATCAAATCGAAACTCAAGGCGGTTTTGACAAGAATGGCGTCTCCCTCAATAAG TTTTTGCAGGGCTTTGTGTTTGACACAATTGGAGAGCTTGCCCTGGGCGAGCCATTCGGAGCACTTGGCACAG GCAAGCCTCACCCTTGGATTGAAACCATACACGGCGCCATCTATTTCATGAGCATCGTTCAAATCGCACCGCGTCTGCCGATCCTCTTGTTGGCTCTCCCGTTTGTCGCGCCGTGGAGCTCGATCGGTCAGTTCATCAGCTTCTTCAGGTACCAGAGCGCAATGACTCGCAAAAGGCTTTCTCGGCCATTGCACGACGACAAAAGAGACCTTTTCAGCTTTCTCCTGAAGGAGAAACCCGACAACTTCTCGCAAGTTGCATCTGAGGCTTGGCTCGGGAACCAGGCGGGCGTCATGATCGCTGCAGGCTTCGACACATCAGCCGTAACAGCCGTTGCTGCATCATATTACCTCGCGAAAAATCCCGAGAAGATGAGGCGCCTGCGTGAAGAAGTATGCGAAAGATTCACCGACTCTTCCGAGATGAGCGGCACCGCGGTTCAGCAGCTGTCTTATCTGGCGGCATGCATCGAGGAGACCATGAGAATCATGCCTCCCATCACGTTTGGTTTGCCTCGCGAAAGTCCGGGTGCCGAAGTTGACGGAAAATTCGTACCCAAAGGG ACCGTCGTTTCTACGAGTGGCTGGAGCATCACACGCCGTCACGAGTATTTCTTTGACCCGGAAGCCTTCCACCCCGAGAGGTGGTTGCCGCCTTCTCACAAGTATTATGATCCTCTGTTCTGCAACGATCTCAAGGAAGCCTCACAACCGTTCTCACTGGGCCCTCGTGTTTGCTTGGGTATAAACCTGGCTTATGTGGAACTGAAGCTTTTGCTGGCTCGTCTTGTTTGGGAATACAAGTGGCACTTGGTCAATGAGGGCAGTTTTGACTGGGATAAAGACCGCAAGTTTCAGGCTCTGTGGGTGCTCCCTCAAGTCCGGGTGAGATATGAGCGGGCTAGATAG